The Hyperthermus butylicus DSM 5456 genome includes a region encoding these proteins:
- a CDS encoding TldD/PmbA family protein produces the protein MVLPTTVKGVWIGLLDDIRDILVKALGFTSGWHIDLADIRVERIQFTRIDVENGTVKISSGIDYGAAVRVFVNGVMGFAFTTRVTVDSLRRALEQAYSMASAHREKLSKPLTFEAVEDYYEAPVKRSIVDVPIDAKLSDVLELDKAIASAPQVKSRRVVYVERVEERYYASTEDRVLGEKRELVYVYASAFGVEAGVRAAAHVTQGTIKGYYVWEKTSQEQLAQQLLKRLTNQFKAKTPKAGNFPVVLAPEALGVFVHEAFGHLAEADLVVAGSALQGKKGEKVASELVTIVDDPTIEDGFGTIKYDDEGVRTARAVIVERGIHKQVMTDRVHAAMLNENPTGNARAESFRHAPLVRMRNTVLLPGDHSVEEVFEGIRFGYYVVATSGGQTNMDGSFQVGIEEAYEIVNGEVGEPVRNLSIAGNTLETLMNIDAVAKDFKVFYGRCGKGQLVYVSDGGPHARVKKMTVGGRE, from the coding sequence ATGGTCCTCCCAACCACTGTTAAAGGGGTCTGGATAGGTTTGCTAGACGATATACGCGACATTCTCGTAAAGGCGCTGGGATTCACTAGCGGGTGGCACATAGATCTTGCCGACATCCGTGTTGAGAGAATTCAGTTCACCAGAATAGACGTCGAGAACGGCACAGTCAAGATTTCATCGGGCATAGACTATGGTGCGGCTGTTCGTGTATTCGTAAACGGTGTGATGGGGTTCGCGTTTACAACCAGGGTTACAGTAGATTCGTTAAGGCGAGCCCTAGAGCAAGCCTACTCCATGGCCTCAGCGCACCGGGAGAAGCTATCCAAACCCCTAACGTTTGAAGCGGTTGAAGACTACTATGAGGCTCCGGTTAAGAGGAGTATTGTTGACGTACCAATTGACGCCAAGCTATCCGATGTGCTGGAGCTCGACAAGGCTATTGCATCGGCGCCTCAGGTAAAGTCGCGCAGAGTGGTCTACGTAGAGAGGGTCGAGGAGCGCTACTATGCAAGTACCGAGGACCGCGTGCTGGGCGAGAAGAGAGAGCTAGTATATGTTTATGCCTCGGCATTCGGTGTCGAGGCCGGGGTGCGTGCTGCAGCTCATGTAACCCAGGGGACGATAAAGGGGTACTATGTCTGGGAGAAGACTAGCCAGGAACAGCTGGCCCAACAGCTACTCAAGAGGCTCACAAACCAGTTCAAAGCCAAGACGCCCAAGGCTGGCAACTTCCCAGTAGTATTAGCACCAGAAGCCCTTGGTGTCTTTGTCCACGAGGCATTTGGCCACCTTGCTGAGGCCGATCTTGTTGTTGCGGGTAGCGCGCTTCAGGGCAAGAAGGGAGAGAAAGTGGCCTCGGAGCTAGTGACAATAGTTGATGATCCAACTATAGAGGATGGTTTCGGCACGATAAAATACGACGATGAGGGCGTGAGGACGGCGCGTGCAGTGATAGTCGAGAGAGGGATACACAAGCAAGTCATGACGGATCGTGTCCATGCTGCAATGTTGAATGAGAATCCCACGGGTAATGCTAGGGCAGAATCATTCCGACATGCGCCACTTGTACGTATGAGGAATACTGTGCTCCTACCAGGAGACCATAGCGTTGAAGAGGTGTTTGAGGGGATAAGATTTGGCTACTACGTTGTTGCAACTTCTGGCGGCCAGACAAACATGGATGGAAGTTTCCAGGTGGGCATCGAGGAAGCGTACGAGATAGTAAACGGTGAGGTTGGCGAACCAGTGCGCAACCTCAGCATAGCTGGTAACACATTGGAAACATTAATGAACATTGATGCTGTAGCGAAGGACTTCAAGGTGTTCTATGGTCGCTGTGGTAAGGGCCAGCTAGTATACGTATCCGACGGCGGCCCCCACGCACGCGTTAAGAAGATGACCGTGGGAGGTCGCGAGTAG
- a CDS encoding rhomboid family intramembrane serine protease — MPCGAWWCSPLRGRFTRELPLAVEGPGGPAPETPLATYAIIAINVLVYLVTSAPTGFWQTTDEWVSRLGFVPAALLATPPSEFPRILTAMFTHANLIHIFFNMYFLYLFGRAVEKTLGHWRYLALYLVSGIVAAVFHTVFMYVVNPAGLAIPSVGASGAISGVLGAYMLLYPGTRLTACFFLGFIPFCFALPAVYYLLFWFAMQVYMGYTLAASAVAFFAHAGGFVSGMAILPLVASRTRILLLRMQAATRSLFGLIVFYSPFFYRGRELNPLVKSVLAMLILMLLAGSAYAIVDARTEDSYVASYQVRAKLKLGDEAYSLVDSFFIRIYGGKGTLMLKATLTSYGTAIAEILARNNLVYNPSLANQELVLDKGLIGIDIRQILGYNIVSVSIQPKHFHGVYNKDGYLEKGELYASLAYRRLIGSMIIGELAATIGLAGAGAVGPAILALAIASLAMLATSLYTVLFLDRELVITPE, encoded by the coding sequence GTGCCGTGTGGAGCCTGGTGGTGTAGCCCTCTACGCGGCCGATTTACGAGAGAACTACCGCTAGCCGTTGAGGGGCCTGGCGGTCCCGCGCCAGAGACGCCCCTGGCAACATACGCTATTATAGCTATTAACGTACTCGTCTACCTCGTAACTTCCGCTCCGACAGGATTCTGGCAGACAACCGATGAATGGGTCTCCAGGCTAGGCTTTGTCCCAGCAGCACTCCTCGCTACACCCCCATCAGAGTTCCCCAGGATACTAACAGCGATGTTTACCCATGCAAACCTCATACACATATTCTTCAACATGTACTTCCTCTACCTCTTCGGCCGCGCCGTGGAGAAGACCCTCGGACACTGGAGGTACCTAGCACTATACCTTGTAAGCGGCATCGTAGCAGCTGTCTTCCACACAGTGTTCATGTACGTGGTGAATCCGGCTGGCCTAGCAATACCCAGCGTAGGCGCCAGCGGCGCTATAAGCGGGGTCCTCGGGGCATACATGCTGCTATATCCGGGTACAAGGCTCACCGCATGCTTCTTCCTTGGCTTCATACCGTTCTGCTTTGCACTACCAGCAGTCTACTACCTGCTCTTCTGGTTTGCAATGCAGGTCTACATGGGTTACACTCTTGCCGCAAGTGCTGTAGCATTCTTTGCCCACGCGGGAGGCTTCGTATCTGGCATGGCCATCTTGCCACTCGTAGCTAGTAGGACTAGGATACTGTTGCTACGCATGCAGGCTGCTACGAGGAGCTTGTTTGGCCTGATAGTATTCTACTCGCCCTTCTTCTATCGTGGCCGTGAGCTAAACCCTCTGGTCAAGAGTGTCCTGGCGATGCTTATACTTATGCTGCTAGCAGGCTCGGCATACGCTATAGTTGATGCAAGAACCGAGGACAGCTATGTTGCAAGCTACCAGGTTAGGGCTAAGCTTAAGCTCGGCGATGAAGCCTATAGCCTTGTAGACAGTTTCTTCATAAGAATCTACGGTGGAAAGGGTACGCTAATGCTAAAGGCTACCCTAACAAGCTACGGGACTGCAATTGCTGAGATCCTGGCACGCAACAATCTAGTCTATAACCCATCTCTAGCAAACCAAGAACTAGTACTAGACAAGGGGCTCATCGGCATCGATATACGCCAAATACTGGGCTACAACATTGTCTCGGTTAGTATACAACCAAAACATTTCCACGGAGTATACAACAAGGATGGCTACCTTGAAAAGGGCGAATTATACGCAAGTCTAGCGTATAGAAGGCTCATAGGCTCAATGATTATTGGAGAGCTAGCTGCTACTATAGGTCTTGCTGGAGCTGGAGCTGTAGGGCCAGCTATCCTCGCGCTGGCTATAGCTTCTCTAGCCATGCTGGCTACAAGCCTCTACACAGTGTTATTCCTTGATAGGGAGCTAGTGATAACCCCCGAGTAA
- a CDS encoding transcriptional regulator, with protein sequence MRRDQVVGIGMLLVSLGVIVFYAIALFKPDLLGKSDLDYTLVKVTVFIAVAAVMGILAWIGYTLATTPPPKPIEEIEKEIEEELKKLEQELKKEEQEKSQP encoded by the coding sequence TTGCGTCGCGATCAGGTTGTAGGTATTGGAATGCTCCTCGTAAGCCTGGGCGTCATAGTGTTCTATGCTATAGCACTCTTTAAGCCTGACCTGCTTGGGAAAAGTGATCTAGACTATACGCTTGTAAAAGTGACGGTGTTCATTGCTGTAGCAGCAGTCATGGGCATCTTGGCCTGGATAGGCTATACGCTAGCAACAACACCGCCGCCAAAACCCATTGAGGAGATCGAGAAGGAGATAGAGGAGGAACTCAAGAAACTTGAACAAGAGCTAAAGAAGGAGGAGCAAGAGAAGAGTCAGCCTTGA
- a CDS encoding sugar phosphate isomerase/epimerase family protein produces the protein MEMLVLASTRTIPAMLPESIRILYEAGFDSVDVSYNNIERFDIDYPSAYSYFRAALQEASRLGVKPLTLHAPWEEYYLIMLGKNIEYAVEEARILLDMAYSYGVDVVVFHPFSAQRVGESRVVWLNKKFFALLADYSEHEGLSIVAIENAERRKPWNSIAAITSLARSVGSQRLSVCIDVGHANINGYTPQRIGEELEGVEPICIHIHDNDGREDKHELPGTGTIDWEGIASLESIVTARYHVAEVDCNGSPRLCAVKARIATTVISQLYLKYQA, from the coding sequence ATGGAAATGCTGGTACTAGCCTCTACACGGACTATCCCGGCTATGCTGCCGGAAAGCATACGCATACTATACGAGGCTGGCTTTGACTCTGTAGATGTGAGCTATAACAACATAGAGAGGTTTGACATAGACTACCCTTCAGCATATAGCTACTTCCGTGCAGCCCTCCAAGAGGCTAGTAGACTTGGAGTAAAACCCCTAACGCTACACGCGCCCTGGGAAGAATATTATCTCATAATGCTCGGTAAGAACATAGAGTACGCGGTTGAGGAGGCAAGAATACTTCTAGACATGGCCTACAGCTACGGTGTCGATGTAGTTGTATTTCACCCATTTTCAGCCCAGCGCGTTGGCGAGTCGAGGGTAGTATGGCTGAACAAGAAGTTCTTTGCATTACTGGCAGACTACTCGGAGCACGAGGGCCTCTCCATAGTTGCTATAGAGAATGCAGAGCGTAGAAAGCCGTGGAATAGCATAGCGGCAATAACTTCCCTAGCGAGGAGTGTTGGTAGTCAAAGGCTTTCAGTCTGCATTGATGTAGGTCATGCAAATATCAACGGCTACACTCCACAGAGGATAGGAGAGGAGCTGGAGGGCGTAGAGCCTATATGCATACACATCCACGATAACGATGGCAGAGAGGACAAGCACGAACTGCCGGGAACCGGGACCATAGACTGGGAGGGCATAGCAAGTCTTGAGAGTATCGTAACTGCCCGCTATCATGTAGCGGAAGTGGACTGTAATGGGTCGCCGAGGCTCTGCGCTGTAAAGGCGAGGATAGCGACCACAGTAATATCCCAGCTTTATCTTAAATACCAGGCGTAG